In Periophthalmus magnuspinnatus isolate fPerMag1 chromosome 9, fPerMag1.2.pri, whole genome shotgun sequence, the sequence ATAGAAATAACAGAAGACATAACATAAAATGTCCATAGTGAATCATTCTGTAcatcaaaatatatatgtagGAAATCAATAGAGAACTGAAAGTGTGGTTTACCTGTATGAACATTTCCACTGCTTGAAGAGTCCTTGAAACATGAAAGATAAATGTCAACATTTGAATTACATCAGTAGTCATAAACCAAATGTTTGTCTGTGTGCCATATTCTGATCACTTTGTTTACCTGATATCCAATGAAAGTCAATCCTGCTGCAGAGTAAGGTACTTCAGTCATTTCATCAACAATATTGCTTCCTGCCTGTTGTGTGGTTCCCTCAGACACACTGCCACTTCCAAAATATAATAACAGTACTCGTTTTATACATGATAAAGTGAAAACatgtaataaatatgtattaccTGGCCACATCTCCTGTAGAAGAGTTTCCATTGTGTTGTTCATTGGACGACTCCAGATCTGAATTGTGCTATTGTTGATTCAGGAATAGCCAACAGTATTTCATAGAGGGAAATTTATTCACAGCGACAACTAATTTGTGATATGATGAAATATAATATGATATAAtactaatataaatataaacgtctatattttgtgtgtgtataaaatttGTCATGATTCTGCTCTCTTTGTATTTCTTTAGGCTTAGCACTTGTGATTAGCGGTATTAATGTAACTTTAAATCTTGTGTCAAATATAAAAGCAGAACAATAAACCAGTAAACTTGATCCTTGGATACTGCCACTGCATCCGTGGTAAACAAACCTCTGTTAGAGACTTAAGGAATTCCTGGCGATGCTTTTCTTGGTTCCGGATAAATTCAGCTTCCTGTCGTCATAAAGACTTTCAAATTACAGTAATAGAGTCATCAACAAGCagtgaaaaaaagacaaaaaaacacctgtttAATGAAATCATCTTCCTTCTCCACAAATGTCCCGAGCGCTTTTTCCACTTCAGCCTTGaatcttttaaaaaacatttcatcatTAGAGTAAACATATATAATGTTTACTGCAGTatatttgtgagttttaaaaaaagcatgtacCTGTCAATTTCCTcgtttgagaaaaaaaacttgTCTTTGAGCTTTTGATCTGCTTTGTTTTCCCACCAGAATTTATGGGTGCTCTTTCTGTGCTCTTGCCTACAATCACAGAGAGTATCATTTGTCAAACCCAAACACATTTAATCATTTAATATTTCTTTAACACGCAATCACACACATAACTTACGTTGCCATGTGTTCAATTAGTCCGGCATAAAGCACTGCCATGTTTCCATCTGTAACGTTTCTGTCAACCTCAAGTTCACAGCAATAACACCAGAACTTTTGGTTGTGCTGAGTGCAGTCAAACGTCTCCACCTGAGGCTTTTTGAGCATCCGACGTGCCTCTTTAACCTgagaaaaacatgacacaaataaAGAGATGGCAAATATAGCTTGGCATGCAATCGGACtactattttatgtattttccagGAACAGCTCCTCAGTGTTTTTAAGGTCAACTGGATGCTTTCTGATTATTTTATTGCTCATATTGCCAGGACTAATACACTTTCAGGCAAACAGCTATTATTTTCATtctgatttacagtgttttttattacaagAGCATGGCGTAATGGTGCCCTCTGCTGTTAACAAGTTGGAATTGCTCAAAAATCACCATAATTTGATTTTCCCACAAATATACAGCCAGTTGAGcttgtaaaatgtaaactatAAAGGTGAACATGTCCCAAAGTGATACAAACGAGAAATATATGGGTAAAAACACATAAGGACCTTTAACACAGAGAGACAGCTACAACATTGGGAATTTGTGAATGTAGCTGAAGGGTAAGTTTTTAGTATTTGGTAAAACATTCTGAAGAAATCTCAGTCTCTTACCTTTTCTAGAAATTTGAGAAGAACAACTCTTAATCTGCCTTGGTGGCTTTTACCAAAAATGTGAGATTTCCCAGAGAAAGTAGTCTGTTTACAAACTGAGCAATAAAATGCCCCCATCGGATGTATCTCCACAAATCCccataaatgaaaagaaaaactgacTTGGTGTAGAAATAGATTAATATAGTTTAAGTTTAGCAAAACACATCACCCGCGAACAACAACACCGGAAGTCGCACTGTTAAACGAAGTTGCACCCTTAAAAACATTCcctgtgggaaaaaaaagaacgTACATTAGTTCCGGTGAAGGTTTGGTTCCTACGCGGAAGGAAGTCACAACATCATAACGAAGATGTCACAAAACCAAAAGATTTCAACAATGTTTACGGTGCAAGGCATGAGAAAATTTGTATGTGACCGACTGACTGAAGTTGCTCAAGAAATACTGGGAGCGTTTGAAAAGAGAGCCCAAGAATACGAGCTGGAACTGGAGCGTCAGCGCAAACTGCTGGAGACTTTCTACGCACAGGCCAACTCTGGTGATACGCCCATCACTCTTAAAATACTCTTAATCTTTGTCACATGgaaatgtttataatgttattgAAAATTAAAAAGATTTATGACCAGTGTCAGGGAAAAAATTGTAATTTACCACGTGCGCTGACCATATGgtccaacaataaaacaataataaggAAAAGGAAGATTATTTATAGGGCACAATCCGTACACgtggtaattcaaagtgcttcacagaataagaaagacattaacatcacaatacaacaaataaaaacatcacaaataatcataaaggagaaaagtgcagaataaaaccctttcagtcatatgcacagctaaacagttTAGAGCCTGgacttaaacattgtcaaagtagaggcctttCTCacaactttagtcctggtttagtcctcctcatgtgagatggttcatgtggctcatgtgggagatgttctttggtgctggtccatggagagacttgttcacacagagctgctttaaagtctattctgagccacaggagccagagacctgagccacaagacacatgtgtgaagtacttcctggttctagtcctgagcacaggacacatgtgtgaagtacttcctggttctagacctgagcacaggacacatgtgtgaagtacttcctggttctagacctgagcacaggacacatgtgtgaagtacttcctggttctagacctgagcacaggacacatgtgtgaagtacttcctggttctagtcagccTGCATACAAGAATAAATAGTCTGTAACACATTTCTTGGAATGTTTATAAAGTATTCATAACCATTGGTAGTTGTAAGTCcttattttattagttatttaACAGTAGCATTTACAccttgtatttattattcacaTTTATCATGTCAAATGTTCAGATCTGTCATTATGTTTACtctatattttgttctgtttaaaCCACAGGCCCAGGCATCAAAGAGGAGCAGCAGAACATAAGGATCACTGAGAGTCAACAGCCTACTGCTTCAACCAGTGTACAAGGGGTTCATAGTGAGCTGCAAAGTTCACACCCAAGGGAAGTTCAGAatgcagagagaaaagaaagagccAGCACTTCAAAACAAGGAGCTCAAATCCCAATTCACGCTCCCAGTGGCACCAAAAGGACCCCGGCTAAATATAACAAATGCAGTCATGGATACAGGATACCAAAAAGATACgcgcaaaaacaaaataatactaaCACAGATCACGGTAACGCATCTGCACCAGTGGAAATAATTGAAATAGACGACAATTCACCAGTGTCCAGTGATGTAGAGATAATGCAGGACGACGAGCAGCCAACAACAAGCCAGAATGTGAGAGAAACATCACAAGAAAGCAAGAAGCTCAAGCCAAAATCTGGTAAAAAGAGTTCCCCTCCTAGCTCTCATACCCCCGCGCAGGATAACAATACAGAGGCCACTGCATTAAGTATGGAGACTGAAACCACCGCAGACAACACggaaaatgaaccaaaaataaCTGAGGTGTCTTCTCTAAGTTTGGATGTTTCTACTCAATGTTCAAAGCCAGTAGACGATGAGGAAAATACAACTTTACCACAAGATACAAGCCAAAATGAGGAACTTATGTGTGAAGACTTTACGGGCGACAAAACTCAAGGCAAGTTACTTCATGAAAATTGTAAAGATGATCAATCAGAAAAAGAGAATCCCAACAATCCCAGTAAAAACAACGACTCGATGTTTTCTAGAGTTAGGGAAAATGATGGTACAAGAGCATTACTTGCAAGTACGGAGCagaaaataagtaataatactGCTACTCAGCGGCGTTTTAAATGTAACTGGTGTAATAAAAAGTTTGTTACGAGGACGTCTCTAAAGCGTCACAGTAGAATCCACACTGGAGCGAGGTCTCACGAATGCAGCGTTTGCCACAAAAGCTTTGCCACCAGCACGGATACGAAAGTGCACTGCAGGATCCACTCCGGCAAACGGCTCCATAAATGTGAGCACTGTGGGCAGGACTTCTCCTCCTGGATGAGCTGTAAGAGGCACAAGCGTACACACAAGTCTGCAGAGCCTCAGGTGCAATGACACGGAGGGAATTGTTTCTATAAAAGCTTCAACAACCAGGTAAAATATCaggtgacagttcacacctgGAGTAGTTCAGTGGTTATATTTAATGATACTTCTCTCTGTAAACAGTCCATTTCAGTCGAGTTAGTTCCTCTTTTCAGACAGATGAGCAGTGACGTTTCCACATTCTGTCAGAACTGAAGGACGAGGTCAAACATATTCACttcaaaacttttgtccagttaaaaCAAAGTGATGACTGAAGGATTTACACAGACAATCACAGAATACACAGTTCTCACGatacaaatatttcaaagtTGTTTTCGGTATTAAGTGCTACGATATAGTACCACGAccacagaatgtaattttcagtgttgatacTTTTTAGCAGTATTTTCTGTTGTATCTGGTATTTACTAAAGCAAAGGTAATATTGTGCTTGtagttttatcttttttatatattgctTTTACAGATGTTGTCAAAATTATCTATGATTTACTCTCCAAATGTATCACTCATGACCAGGGctgtgaaattatccaaaactGTGGGAGATTGTGATTcggttgtttgtttgttttttgtaattgtctgatcagtttgggtctttttaaaggGTTCAGTGAAAGCAAGAATCAGCAAGAATCAATCGGActatttttatgtgttaaaatacagattatTGATATATCTATATTGTCCGGAAATTAATATCTGAATgcgttttatttgtttttaatgagacagAACTGAATGAAATCAAAAGTCATGATTGATCAGTGTGAGAACAAATCTTATACTGTTTTATTGCACATTTCTCAGTGCCCTCGGtcatttataattttcttttggGATATTTTTCATAATCCTAATCCGCTTCTACTTACTTGTTTGTGTATTTGGGATTAAGATCGTAAAGGGGAAGAAGACATTACTAGACATTAAAACTTAAAGGGTCCAAATTTGCATCGAATTTGTGTCTACCTCTAGTGTAAGGGCAGATGGACAAATGTGTTTCTTacgttttcattttatttgaaaataataataataacattgacAATGCTACTAtcacatatgactgaaaggtttttattctgcactctgctcttttaatgttaattttatgatgatatttatgttttgatttgctgaattgcgatttaaaattactttgtgtatgaattttgctgtataaataaacttgccttgcgtactactactactactactactactactactactactactactactactactactactacttactactaataataatcacacaaaAATGCCAGACATAACTTTCATCCTGTGAAATCCATCATAAGTTTGACTCTTTCTTCTTGTGGCATTGGCTGCACTTTTCACACTAAAACCAGCCTTTGTTTCTTTGGTCGACCCTGTGATTTTCAAaaatttttctgacaaagtCGACAGATCAAAGATGGAGGAAATAAAGTGATTAACACAAAAGCATTTCACTTTTCTAAACGCCCAGTTTTGCAAACCACAGTCTCCATAATATCCTAGTGCATCATAATTTAAAGCTTTATAAACTTGATTCTAACCTTGTAATTTCATGGTTTCCTCACAGCTCTGCCCTGGTTCTGTTTGATTATTTAACCGTGTAAACTAGAAAGTCAACATTTCTTTTACTGACTGTGGTGTTTTGAAGGTGAGTCTGCTCTTGGTGACAACTTTAACTGACTTCACATAATAAACTGACAACTCATCCTGTATTTACAGATCTAATAAAACACTAGTGATGTGTTATTTATGCCTTATTTGTGCCGTTACTTGTCAAACTTAAGGATGAGAGACATGGGCGATGGTGGGAGGGGTTgtgatatgttaaaatgtactaaaaaatataaattaattgaataaaagaaagaaaaaaaaaatgatatgaGGCATGATGCTGctccaaataaaaatacattctttttttttcttttttttgtattgtaaaataGCCCTTTGTTCACCAGGGGGCGCCAGATCCACGTTTTTGACTGAATCTTTTCTTTAATCTCATTTGTCAGCTCCCAGGAAACAGAAACATGTTCAAGTTtgatttacatgtattttaaaaaatataatattgaaaataaattcATTTTCCAAATTAATCAGAGGCACAGAAATGTTTTAGTGAAGTGAACACGGCCATGCTGTGTAGGTCTAATGCACTAAGTAGGCCTAATGTGATGTGTAGGCCTAATATAAAAATGCGTCTAATATACGTAATGTGTAGGTCTAATATAATGTGTAGGTTTAGTATAATGTGTAGTCATAATGTGTAGGtctaatataaaaatgtgtaggTCTAATCACAGACTGTACAGATTCAGTCTATGGGCCTAATGCACTTTTAGAGGCTGTGTGCAGGGGCTGTGTGTAGAGGCTGTGTGTGGGTGACTGTGTGTATGGGGCTGTGTGTTGGTCTATGTGTGT encodes:
- the cenatac gene encoding coiled-coil domain-containing protein 84 isoform X1, whose translation is MGAFYCSVCKQTTFSGKSHIFGKSHQGRLRVVLLKFLEKVKEARRMLKKPQVETFDCTQHNQKFWCYCCELEVDRNVTDGNMAVLYAGLIEHMATQEHRKSTHKFWWENKADQKLKDKFFFSNEEIDRFKAEVEKALGTFVEKEDDFIKQEAEFIRNQEKHRQEFLKSLTEHNSDLESSNEQHNGNSSTGDVASGSVSEGTTQQAGSNIVDEMTEVPYSAAGLTFIGYQDSSSSGNVHTGALPPWLQDDDDPLEGGSGSNTQPEMGPSLQGFLKHKEQEKLKKLPPNRVGANFDHSSRTDANWLPSFGRVWNSGRRWQSRHEFRHEDGQKKRLKRKRDQSTD
- the cenatac gene encoding coiled-coil domain-containing protein 84 isoform X2 produces the protein MGAFYCSVCKQTTFSGKSHIFGKSHQGRLRVVLLKFLEKVKEARRMLKKPQVETFDCTQHNQKFWCYCCELEVDRNVTDGNMAVLYAGLIEHMATQEHRKSTHKFWWENKADQKLKDKFFFSNEEIDRFKAEVEKALGTFVEKEDDFIKQEAEFIRNQEKHRQEFLKSLTEHNSDLESSNEQHNGNSSTGDVASVSEGTTQQAGSNIVDEMTEVPYSAAGLTFIGYQDSSSSGNVHTGALPPWLQDDDDPLEGGSGSNTQPEMGPSLQGFLKHKEQEKLKKLPPNRVGANFDHSSRTDANWLPSFGRVWNSGRRWQSRHEFRHEDGQKKRLKRKRDQSTD
- the LOC129456545 gene encoding zinc finger protein 397-like, whose amino-acid sequence is MSQNQKISTMFTVQGMRKFVCDRLTEVAQEILGAFEKRAQEYELELERQRKLLETFYAQANSGPGIKEEQQNIRITESQQPTASTSVQGVHSELQSSHPREVQNAERKERASTSKQGAQIPIHAPSGTKRTPAKYNKCSHGYRIPKRYAQKQNNTNTDHGNASAPVEIIEIDDNSPVSSDVEIMQDDEQPTTSQNVRETSQESKKLKPKSGKKSSPPSSHTPAQDNNTEATALSMETETTADNTENEPKITEVSSLSLDVSTQCSKPVDDEENTTLPQDTSQNEELMCEDFTGDKTQGKLLHENCKDDQSEKENPNNPSKNNDSMFSRVRENDGTRALLASTEQKISNNTATQRRFKCNWCNKKFVTRTSLKRHSRIHTGARSHECSVCHKSFATSTDTKVHCRIHSGKRLHKCEHCGQDFSSWMSCKRHKRTHKSAEPQVQ